The window GTTTGGTCGATCCTTTGCCCTGAGTCCGCGCGTTAAGCATGACGCGACCGTCGGATAGCTCGACCATCTGGACTTCGTTGGCGTGGCCTTTGCCGTCGCCCGGAGCCACATCGCCCATGTTCCAGGTCTGGCCATCATCGTCGCTGTAGGCAGCGTATACTCGCCAGTTATTGTAGGGGCCTTGGTTGAACGGCATGATGATCCGCCCCTTGTGCGGACCGTTTTGCAGGACGATTCCGATCCCGGGGCCGGCGGCAACGCTGGTCACCTTTTTTTCACGTTTCACTTGCTTGGAAACGTCGCGGGGTGCGGCCCAAGTCTGCCCATCATCGTCGCTTGTTTGAACAAAAGTGAAATACGAATTCGGTCCGTAGCCGTCGGACGCTTTGTGTTCGCCGAGCTTGCTGCGTTGGTACATCAGCAAGATTCGGCCGGATTGCAGCACGACGGCTTGCGGGTTGTTCAAGGAGAGTTTGCCCTGATCGTTCAAAAGAACAACGTCGCTCCAGGTGGAACCGTTGTCGGTTGAACGCTTCATGATCAAATCGTTTTCGGAATGATCCCCGCCCTGGCGACCTTCGGCAAAAGCCAGCAAGGTTCCGTGGTTGGTGGTGATCAGCGAAGGAATGCGAATCGCAGGATATCCGTCTTGTTCGGGAACAAAGACGTCGACAATCTCTCGCTGGCCCCTGGCTTCGTCGTTGGCTTCCGCTTTAGCCGGCAACATCGTGATGAAAAGGCAGATTGCGGCCAAGGCGGACAGGATGGCAGAGAAGACCTGTCGATCGACTCTGCGTGGAAGCAGCGCGGATTGCTGGCGGGACACAACGAACTCCGTTGAGAAACGAGGGGTGGGTTTGAACGGGCAGGACGGCGAGTGAGCCGTGAAAGTGGATGGGCTTTATAGCATGACGCCGACATGTAGGGTTGCGTCGATGGACCCATCTGTTGCTTCGAGATTCGCAAATCAGGGGACCTCCCAAACAGGTCTGCGTGACACCGGCAAATGATCGGGTCATACTGTGGCGATGAATTCAAGCAAATTTCCAATCCGTACATTCACGGCTCGCCCTTCTTTCGTGATCGTTGCGCTTTGCACTGGCTTGCTCGGGCCAGCGATGGTCGTTTGGAGCAATCAGCCCAGTGAGTTGTCCAGTGTCGATCGAAAAGGTTCGCAGCCTGTTGTGACGGCGTTGCCGCTAGTCTCGCCCGAAACGAAGTTGCACCGTCGTCCGGTAGCCGTCGTCGCGATGGGAGCTAACCGGGCCGTTGTCGCGAATCGCCGCAGCGGAACGCTCAGTTTCGTCAACACGGAAACCTTGCATGTTGATTCTGAGTACCAGCTTGGCGGGCATCCAACCGACGTGGTGAGATCCGGACAAAGCTTGCTCATAACCGAACGAGAAGGTCGGCTTTCGGCGGTTCAGGTCAACGACGATCAGCCTCGATTGCAATGGCAAGTTGCGATGCCCGACGAACCGGCAACGGTCCGAGTGTCAAGCAAAGGTGATTGGTGTTCGGTTTGCTCAACTTGGGCGAGGCGGGTCACGTTTGTGAGTATGCCGAAAACGAACGGGCAATCTCCGGAAGTTTTGACTTCAGTCGAGCTTCCCTTCTCGCCGCGCGAACAACTGTTGCTTCCCGAACAGGCTCGGTTGTTGGTTGCCGATGCGTTTGGACCTCGAGTTGCCGTCATTCGTCTGGATGACTTTCAGGTCGAGTCCATTCGTGAAATTCCCGGTAACAACATTCGCGGTCTGACGCTTGGGCGAGACGGCGAGAACGTCTACGTGACTCATGAGTTGATCAACGAGATTGCACCGCCACGCAGCAGTGAGATCATTTGGGGATCGATGGTGTCGGATGCGACTCGCGAAATATCCATTCAATCGATC of the Rhodopirellula baltica SH 1 genome contains:
- a CDS encoding sialidase family protein, with amino-acid sequence MSRQQSALLPRRVDRQVFSAILSALAAICLFITMLPAKAEANDEARGQREIVDVFVPEQDGYPAIRIPSLITTNHGTLLAFAEGRQGGDHSENDLIMKRSTDNGSTWSDVVLLNDQGKLSLNNPQAVVLQSGRILLMYQRSKLGEHKASDGYGPNSYFTFVQTSDDDGQTWAAPRDVSKQVKREKKVTSVAAGPGIGIVLQNGPHKGRIIMPFNQGPYNNWRVYAAYSDDDGQTWNMGDVAPGDGKGHANEVQMVELSDGRVMLNARTQGKGSTKHRKVAVSDNGGQTWSQLQMDQTLIEPTCQASILRYSWPSKGKSRIIFSNPASQTKRENGVLRISYDEGQSWPSQTDVYPGGFAYSCLTRMQDGRIGVLFERDNYKTISFVAISLSDLDSSESQNESSETDQENN